A genome region from Defluviimonas aquaemixtae includes the following:
- a CDS encoding (2Fe-2S)-binding protein, translated as MRTININGTDHQLDVDDDMPLIWAIRDIVGLTGTKFGCGQALCGACTVHLDGVPVRSCQTFVGDAEGAAITTIEGLSGNVPETVQTVWAEMDVPQCGYCQSGQIMSAVALLAETPKPSDDDIDAAMGGNLCRCASYHRIRGAIHEAARRLEA; from the coding sequence ATGAGAACGATCAATATCAACGGAACCGACCACCAGCTCGACGTCGATGACGACATGCCGCTCATCTGGGCGATCCGCGACATCGTCGGGCTCACCGGGACCAAGTTCGGCTGCGGCCAGGCCCTGTGCGGCGCCTGCACCGTGCATCTCGACGGCGTGCCCGTCCGCTCGTGCCAGACCTTCGTGGGCGATGCCGAGGGCGCCGCGATCACGACGATCGAGGGGCTGAGCGGCAATGTGCCCGAAACGGTGCAGACGGTCTGGGCGGAAATGGACGTGCCGCAATGCGGCTACTGCCAGTCCGGTCAGATCATGTCCGCCGTGGCGCTTCTGGCCGAGACGCCGAAGCCCAGCGACGACGACATCGACGCGGCGATGGGCGGCAATCTCTGCCGCTGTGCCAGCTACCACCGAATTCGCGGCGCGATCCATGAAGCCGCCCGCAGATTGGAGGCCTGA
- a CDS encoding aminotransferase class IV — MRQPSQSAHDSQVDARNETINIYVNGDILPKEEAVVSVYDSGFMLGDGMWEGLRLHDGEWAFFDDHMDRLFNSLKSVSIDIGTGPSGIRDILDRTAAANGMTGDAHCRLMVTRGRKAKPFQHPSLSRFGPTIVAIVEHSRPVASLKGRGVRLATVPQVRGLPMSQDPKYNSHSKLNCVIACLQAEQAGADEALMLDPHGFVNTTNACNFFIVRRGEVWTSTGDYCMNGVTRRKVIDLCRENGTPVFEKNYSLYEAYGADEAFLTGTFGALTPVAEIDGKPIGEDEGAGPVTRHIGELYSDLIALNVAEQKAARR; from the coding sequence ATGAGACAGCCCAGCCAGTCCGCCCACGACTCCCAAGTGGATGCGCGGAACGAAACCATCAATATCTACGTCAACGGCGACATCCTCCCGAAAGAAGAGGCCGTCGTCTCGGTCTACGACAGCGGCTTCATGCTCGGCGACGGCATGTGGGAGGGACTGCGCCTTCACGACGGTGAATGGGCCTTTTTCGACGATCACATGGACCGGCTGTTCAACTCGCTGAAGTCGGTCTCCATCGACATCGGCACGGGCCCGTCCGGCATCCGCGACATCCTCGACCGCACGGCGGCCGCCAACGGGATGACCGGTGATGCCCATTGCCGCCTGATGGTCACTCGCGGGCGCAAGGCGAAACCGTTCCAGCATCCGAGCCTGTCCCGGTTCGGCCCGACCATCGTGGCGATCGTCGAGCATTCCAGGCCGGTCGCAAGCCTGAAAGGAAGGGGCGTGCGGCTTGCGACCGTTCCGCAGGTGCGCGGCCTGCCGATGAGCCAGGACCCCAAGTACAACAGCCATTCGAAGCTCAACTGCGTGATCGCCTGCCTTCAGGCCGAACAGGCCGGCGCGGACGAGGCGCTGATGCTCGACCCGCATGGCTTCGTGAACACCACGAATGCCTGCAACTTCTTCATCGTGCGCCGGGGCGAGGTTTGGACCTCCACGGGCGACTACTGCATGAACGGGGTCACCCGCCGCAAGGTGATCGACCTCTGCCGCGAGAACGGCACTCCTGTATTCGAGAAGAATTACTCGCTCTACGAGGCGTATGGCGCGGACGAAGCCTTCCTCACCGGAACCTTCGGCGCCTTGACCCCGGTGGCCGAGATCGATGGCAAGCCGATTGGCGAAGATGAGGGCGCGGGCCCCGTCACCCGGCACATTGGCGAACTTTACTCAGATTTGATCGCCCTGAATGTCGCCGAGCAAAAGGCCGCGCGGCGATAG
- a CDS encoding phosphatase PAP2 family protein: MAGRAGRAGRAGRAGRAGRAGRAGRAGRAYSEGEDAALDSALLTHREGISPFWDGSHDLTPTSRADFERLRALAPIPREVVIDHRLFYKFVTSDAGGGTIGQVHCDLVSGPDPLVKLTEPADTFFRDQLLHVQSYADLREDRFDEIIVQTEDILSFFAAILKIDLTYSEWIAELLEAVVRLCGYTEFPLKFIFDVPRPSQLSARVVPMIETPGHGAWPSGHGTESFAVAAVLCGLLHRWEAGDGTFRLLDVAVGGNHGATMLLRTAMRIADNRVVAGVHYPYDGVAGAALGLAIGEAIVNYASAQAATLAYELLAPPAQNYELSEVVLKNQLQTTSRNFVRGPRDPLIIGLWDHAKDEMPSEK, from the coding sequence ATGGCTGGTAGAGCAGGAAGAGCAGGCCGGGCGGGCCGCGCCGGGCGGGCCGGACGTGCAGGGCGGGCAGGACGTGCCGGCCGCGCCTATTCCGAAGGCGAGGATGCGGCGCTCGATTCAGCGCTGCTGACGCATCGAGAGGGGATATCGCCTTTCTGGGATGGATCGCACGACCTCACGCCGACCTCGCGAGCCGATTTCGAGAGACTGAGGGCGCTCGCGCCGATCCCGCGAGAGGTGGTGATCGACCACCGCCTGTTCTACAAGTTCGTGACGAGCGACGCGGGCGGCGGAACCATCGGTCAGGTTCACTGCGATCTGGTGAGCGGCCCTGATCCGCTAGTGAAACTCACCGAGCCCGCCGATACGTTTTTTCGAGACCAGTTGCTGCACGTTCAGTCCTACGCCGACCTGCGCGAGGATCGGTTCGACGAGATCATCGTGCAGACCGAGGATATCCTGTCCTTCTTCGCCGCGATCCTGAAGATCGACCTCACTTATTCGGAATGGATCGCCGAACTGCTCGAGGCGGTCGTCCGGCTTTGCGGCTACACGGAATTTCCGCTGAAGTTCATTTTCGACGTGCCGAGGCCGAGCCAGTTGAGCGCAAGGGTCGTTCCGATGATCGAAACGCCCGGGCACGGCGCTTGGCCGTCAGGTCACGGCACCGAAAGCTTCGCCGTGGCCGCCGTCCTCTGCGGATTGCTGCACCGCTGGGAGGCGGGCGATGGGACCTTCAGGTTGCTGGATGTCGCCGTCGGCGGCAATCATGGCGCCACAATGCTACTGCGCACGGCGATGCGGATTGCCGACAACCGAGTCGTCGCGGGCGTTCACTATCCTTATGATGGCGTCGCGGGCGCGGCGCTCGGCCTCGCGATCGGCGAAGCGATCGTCAACTACGCGAGCGCGCAGGCTGCGACTCTCGCCTACGAGCTTCTCGCGCCGCCGGCGCAGAACTATGAGCTCAGCGAAGTGGTTCTGAAGAACCAGCTTCAGACGACGTCGAGGAACTTCGTTAGGGGCCCGCGCGATCCCCTGATCATAGGGCTTTGGGACCACGCCAAGGACGAAATGCCCTCGGAAAAGTGA